The following coding sequences lie in one Trichoderma breve strain T069 chromosome 1, whole genome shotgun sequence genomic window:
- a CDS encoding CDC45-like protein domain-containing protein, which yields MYLPRSLISKLYSHLQNTRHPLSPAVLILVALEPDALCACRILTRLLKHDYIPHKIQPVAGYNDLEKAGRELVVPMMESQGGSGGVVVCLGVGGMVDLGPLLGLEPEGEESPYSGVEVWVFDAHRPWNLANVFGGFPLEPPNQVSSSYQSRSPAGITGGAINRSYNSGKGGIVVFDDGDIEGDLMTERDAYLALLDMPDIEEQGDEDSSEDEDDDEAHSGQEDDDEEEPPRQRRRSNSSSSIASSPRRPKPRGLLSIRDPAVLSSDPVEPPSGAQPPPKVSARTLRKRLLRMRQDKEAVLHQYYRMGSSFAEPISSMMYSLASELGRDDNDLLWLAIVGVTSMELYGRSSAGVAAPVRSGGGGRPSGWFGVRGARLRQLLRDEVRRLNPPEMTNGKVAPENNGIIPTTARNPEDTGIRLSPEPRFLLIRHWSLYDSMLHSPYLFSRLRTWSEAGIKRLHKLLAKMGVSLAQCKQSYTHMDMMLKRELRAKLLKYGSLYNLDEMVPAVDTDGKDRAGAKDGWGFVRSWGWRATLSAQDVGVVIGALLEVGQHAQTLETTNGGPSQVTREMEDESELAAQGEEWIGRFWEAYDALENIDALKAGLPTAQFLHRAIYRTGTSLINKKQIKHLRAFRMCVVKDGPDVALFTHPAALTKLALWIGEALAEQEKESQGKLSHGGRGTPLVVASLNEKRGVYIVVGTGGGGGPDSVFMNKATKQERQSNKEAKAKKKEEARKAKEKIREEKRAAKRAANQGNDDNDDDDELETESEGSDSSESEDDSDDEDAENDRGYGLNKFGNAFQEVISETSARVRIDSFEHSVVEVKKEDLGGFLESLSEKAVVG from the exons ATGTATCTCCCACGTTCTCTGATATCCAAGCTCTACTCGCACCTTCAAAACACTCGACATCCTCTCTCCCCGGCCGTCCTGATCCTCGTCGCGCTCGAACCGGATGCTCTCTGCGCTTGCCGTATCCTTACTCGCCTCCTCAAACATGACTACATTCCGCACAAGATCCAACCCGTCGCAGGCTACAATGACCTGGAGAAGGCCGGAAGGGAGCTTGTGGTCCCGATGATGGAGTCGCAGGGAGGCAGTGGAGGAGTTGTCGTCTGCCTCGGCGTTGGAGGCATGGTCGATCTTGGCCCGTTGCTGGGATTAGAACCTGAAGGTGAAGAGTCTCCCTACAGCGGCGTCGAAGTCTGGGTCTTTGATGCTCATAGGCCTTGGAACTTGGCCAATGTCTTTGGCGGCTTTCCTCTCGAGCCCCCGAATCAAGTATCGAGTTCATACCAGTCGAGGAGTCCGGCAGGAATCACAGGAGGCGCCATCAATCGATCATACAACTCAGGCAAGGGCGGCATCGTGGTGTTTGACGACGGTGATATTGAAGGGGACCTCATGACGGAGCGTGATGCGTATCTGGCGCTTCTGGATATGCCAGACATTGAGGAGCAGGGCGACGAGGACTCcagcgaagacgaggacgacgatgaggccCATTCTGGTCAAGAAGA tgacgacgaggaagagccGCCTCGTCAGCGGCGACGAAGTAATTCC TCAAGTTCCATAGCCAGCTCTCCTCGCAGACCAAAGCCCAGAGGCCTACTGTCAATCCGAGATCCTGCAGTGCTGTCGAGCGACCCCGTCGAACCTCCATCAGGAGCCCAGCCTCCGCCAAAAGTTTCTGCCCGCACCCTGCGAAAGCGATTATTACGAATGCGACAAGATAAAGAAGCCGTCCTACACCAATACTACAGGATGGGATCGTCTTTTGCAGAACCCATCTCGTCCATGATGTACTCGTTGGCCTCCGAACTCGGTCGCGATGACAATGACCTTCTCTGGCTGGCTATAGTAGGAGTTACATCGATGGAGCTTTACGGACGGTCATCGGCGGGCGTCGCCGCCCCCGTCCGCTCTGGTGGAGGTGGGAGACCATCTGGGTGGTTTGGCGTGCGAGGTGCTCGCCTGCGACAGCTCTTGCGAGATGAGGTCCGGAGGTTGAACCCACCAGAAATGACAAACGGAAAAGTTGCCCCTGAAAATAACGGCATCATACCAACCACGGCCAGGAACCCTGAAGACACGGGCATTCGCCTGTCACCAGAGCCAAGGTTTCTTCTGATCCGCCACTGGAGTCTCTACGACAGCATGCTACACTCGCCATATCTCTTTTCCAGACTAAGAACCTGGAGCGAAGCGGGTATCAAGCGGCTTCACAAGCTTCTCGCCAAGATGGGAGTCAGCTTGGCGCAGTGCAAACAGAGCTATACGCACATGGACATGATGCTGAAGCGCGAGCTGAGAGCAAAGCTTTTGAAGTACGGATCTCTATACAACTTGGACGAGATGGTCCCGGCGGTCGACACAGACGGCAAAGATCGAGCGGGAGCCAAGGATGGATGGGGCTTTGTCCGCAGCTGGGGCTGGCGTGCCACCCTCAGCGCTCAGGATGTTGGCGTTGTCATTGGTGCTCTGCTGGAGGTTGGACAACATGCTCAAACTTTGGAAACAACAAACGGAGGACCAAGCCAGGTGACCcgcgagatggaggatgagTCAGAGTTGGCTGCGCAGGGCGAGGAGTGGATTGGACGCTTCTGGGAAGCGTATGATGCATTGGAAAA TATTGATGCTCTCAAAGCCGGACTGCCGACGGCGCAATTCCTGCACCGCGCAATCTACCGAACAGGGACATCTCTCATTaacaagaagcaaatcaaGCATCTCCGTGCTTTCCGCATGTGCGTCGTCAAAGACGGCCCAGATGTTGCTCTCTTCACCCACCCAGCCGCCTTGACAAAACTGGCTCTCTGGATAGGAGAGGCTTTGgctgaacaagaaaaggaatCCCAGGGAAAGCTGTCACATGGCGGTCGTGGAACACCCCTGGTAGTGGCGAGCCTAAACGAGAAGCGTGGAGTCTACATCGTCGTTGGTActggtggtggcggaggaCCTGATAGCGTGTTTATGAACAAGGCTACTAAGCAAGAGAGGCAATCaaacaaagaggccaaggcaaagaagaaagaggaggcgCGAAAGGCGAAGGAAAAAATTCGCGAAGAGAAGCGTGCGGCTAAACGAGCTGCGAACCAAGgcaacgacgacaacgacgatgatgacgaactGGAGACGGAATCTGAAGGGTCCGACTCTTCTGAATCGGAAGATGACtcggatgacgaagatgctgAGAACGATAGAGGTTACGGCTTGAACAAGTTTGGCAACGCATTCCAGGAAGTCATCTCTGAGACGAGCGCGCGAGTCCGAATTGACAGCTTCGAGCACTCTGTCGTGGAagtcaagaaggaggatcTGGGAGGATTCCTCGAGAGTCTCAGTGAAAAGGCCGTGGTGGGTTAA
- a CDS encoding calcineurin-like phosphoesterase domain-containing protein codes for MSDLDKAIAQLRSCRPIPEDQVRELCHRARELLIEEGNVVTVTAPVTICGDIHGQFHDLMELFRVGGDVPDTNYLFMGDFVDRGFYSLESFLLLLCLKITTVYGFYDECLRKYGSANVWRYCCDVFDYLALGAIVLGASSTLSPGSPEDDDTEIEVCDQAGSIISRFPRQPANQSSQEKLDNSNKATVDKTGPPGTGASGSSSGSVGNPTGAILCVHGGLSPLVDTVDKIRLIDRKQEVPHEGAMCDLLWSDPDEIDGWGLSPRGAGFLFGADIVKVFNHRNDLSLIARAHQLVMEGFKEMFDASIVTVWSAPNYCYRCGNVAAVLELTEDESGTGIFQRTNGDVGRSSGGIVEPRGGPKNGPARRYRVFQAAPQDSRGMPAKKPVADYFL; via the exons ATGAGCGATCTCGACAA AGCGATCGCGCAGCTGCGCTCGTGCCGCCCCATCCCGGAAGACCAAGTGCGAGAGCTCTGCCACCGTGCTAGAGAGCTTCTTATCGAAGAGGGCAACGTTGTCACCGTGACGGCGCCGGTAACG ATATGCGGCGATATTCACGGTCAGTTCCATGACCTGATGGAGCTTTTCCGCGTCGGCGGCGACGTTCCCGATACCAACTATCTCTTCATGG GTGACTTTGTCGACCGTGGCTTCTACTCTCTCGAATcatttctcctcctcctctgcctcaAA ATCACGACAGTGTATGGGTTTTATGATGAGTGTCTTCGCAAGTACGGCAGCGCAAATGTATGGCGCTATTGCTGCGACGTATTTGATTACCTCGCTCTCGGCGCCATTGTTTTGGGTGCCTCCAGCACGCTCTCTCCCGGCTCGCCAGAGGACGACGACACCGAGATTGAAGTTTGCGATCAGGCCGGCTCTATAATCAGCCGGTTTCCCCGACAGCCCGCCAATCAATCTTCCCAAGAGAAACTCGACAACTCCAATAAAGCTACAGTGGACAAGACGGGTCCACCCGGCACAGGAGCATCTGGATCCAGCAGTGGCAGCGTGGGAAACCCTACGGGGGCTATCCTCTGCGTGCATGGCGGATTGAGTCCTCTGGTCGACACAGTAGATAAGATTCGACTCATTGATCGTAAACAAGAGGTACCTCACGAGGGAGCCATGTGCGACCTTTTGTGGTCTGATCCGGATGAAATCGACGGCTGGGGTCTCTCTccccgaggagctggattCCTCTTTGGGGCCGATattgtcaaagtcttcaacCACCGAAACGATCTAAGTCTCATTGCCCGTGCGCATCAGCTTGTTATGGAAGGGTTTAAGGAAATGTTTGATGCTTCCATTGTTACCGTCTGGTCTGCTCCTAATTACTGCTACCGATGTGGCAATGTCGCCGCCGTGCTGGAACTCACCGAGGACGAATCAGGCACTGGCATCTTCCAGAGAACAAATGGAGACGTCGGCCGTAGTTCCGGTGGCATAGTTGAGCCGAGAGGTGGTCCCAAGAATGGCCCTGCTCGACGGTATCGCGTGTTTCAAGCCGCGCCACAGGACTCTAGGGGGATGCCTGCCAAGAAACCAGTTGCAGATTATTTCTTGTGA
- a CDS encoding AAA ATPase domain-containing protein: protein MKDLKLLFKNKRLKAQKTTEVVPRPSGESSVHKELVRAGNVLLSVALSHRPPPSEDAQIAPEQTQTAGHEERIAKSLWDRVLLELKGSKDRDAIYLIDEIEKHFPQDGSSNARPIVMTDLISSIKEVIEHQFKDKHGHNSTSAYVEKTISILNQFISVGDIAVSYDPVHAALPWAAVRVVLVGITANQQLNIRILGGLASVTSLLLQCNMYQRLYLTSSSATDGIKDALEALEKSLVDSYVTSLFFLSFLYSCKNKSMAIIAPFLLDEVEKRVKNLDESASQLTRRADDSLVKLPLVRTTSSFKFEALTVHRILLKSIQKEFILSKLQVAQGAAYDDFSQAFRDECHPGTRLEILDTIYKWAADPSSPSIFWLQGLAGTGKSTIAQTVAKNLDGKSLGASFFFKRGVGDRGTARRFFATIASQMIRKQPILTQVLHEILQEEPEIGSKLLETQFRELWARLLKEVHIESTPEWTTIVVVVDALDECDPPKDAKLLIKLLTAHNMGPLVKIKIFLTSRPEYHINQQFNITDSILEWPGKTTLDRLVRMASPLFISAATISRMLRNDQWPATPNQKIDYILEFSTRGEGHVEDLYRSILAQIMDKIPTHARNNFIAEFQKIVGSIILLASPLSVSSLSNLIGIHKGEIYNKINPLSSVLDVQSADTPIKLFHLSYRDFLLDENSFIGKNSESCRGLRIKEATIHALLAERCVQLLSTDLHNDICNLQDPGVGREDVQKETIEKHLPQAIAYACIYWVFHVQAGKTELHDGGPEHKLLQSKMLNWIEALTWLGRINEGVEIILTLKTLADMPQIGSDWPACVQTLEHEEFEYPLTGLIFLSNGKLITSDHSGCVKIWDMTTVSCVYEFNTKGPEINRLLACPDGRLIIIGERDIELWNIEDQQYLNTFSTLRTWPYAIISSSLIGDALSIISSERDYTVFNVLSGESTSVQLSGFPGSVGIKAYISQDGKWAAFFDSHDIVVWDLHANIICREFKSETHRIDKVIFDHDGQFLIIGYDKGIIQFLDIKTGETGVTFDGQVEGITALALSNNQEILAISGYSNEIIAIWDVENQALRHFLTGHTEKIFNMAFSLDDTMLASSSTDQIKIWDLHTPPSTTSGIGDASTITHMSLDSKGQTIYFSTKDTIGTLDLKHMRYNPLDIGKPDDLVFHVEFSSFAPLAAILFDEYIEIWDLNQCRQIQTLRNIQDNRIIYTSSSSQSWGFFRTSFRSEIHIMDSIAGNSRRMLKELDEKINKVVISSDSAKVAFIHRWNIRIEDFSTDRLIPVSIINADLNGTSVMFSAQGAQLITIASNGKIEVYNTSTGENILGFYPIPDIFAEYMGSKFPPAFVNTDFIVHKHMAIEKARQSMLKKYWTSPNKDWLMRDSKRLIFGSGSRIITMVLDGL, encoded by the exons ATGAAGGActtgaagcttctttttaaaaacaaaagacTTAAAGCCCAAAAGACTACTGAGGTTGTCCCAAGACCCTCGGGGGAAAGCTCAGTCCACAAAGAACTTGTCAGGGCAGGCAATGTCTTGTTATCTGTCGCTTTGTCACACC GACCACCTCCATCGGAAGACGCACAGATTGCACCCGAACAAACACAGACGGCGGGACACGAAGAAAGAATTGCTAAATCCCTGTGGGACCGAGTGCTACTGGAACTAAAGGGTTCAAAAGACCGAGACGCTATATATCTGATCGATGAAATCGAGAAACATTTTCCCCAGGATGGATCCTCTAATGCCAGACCGATAGTCATGACAGACCTAATATCAAGCATTAAAGAGGTGATAGAGCATCAATTTAAGGATAAGCATGGTCATAATTCGACATCCGCCTATGTTGAAAAGACTATTTCTATCCTCAATCAGTTCATCTCAGTAGGTGATATTGCAGTTAGCTATGATCCAGTACATGCAGCCCTCCCATGGGCTGCTGTACGAGTGGTCCTTGTG GGTATTACGGCGAATCAACAGTTAAATATTCGAATATTGGGAGGTCTGGCTTCTGTTACCTCACTTCTTCTGCAGTGCAACATGTATCAAAGGTTATACTTAACCTCCAGCTCTGCCACGGATGGTATCAAGGACGCTCTAGAGGCTCTCGAGAAATCCCTTGTTGACTCATACGTAActtctttgtttttcctcAGCTTCCTATATTCTTGCAAAAACAAATCTATGGCAATCATAGCTCCATTTTTACTCGACgaggtggagaagagagtcaAGAATCTCGACGAGAGCGCTTCCCAACTTACTAGACGCGCAGACGACT CACTTGTCAAATTACCACTTGTAAGGACCACTTCTTCATTCAAGTTTGAGGCTCTAACAGTACATAGAATACTTCTCAAAAGTATACAAAAGGAGTTCATCCTAAGTAAGCTTCAGGTTGCTCAAGGAGCAGCTTATGATGACTTTTCTCAAGCGTTCAGAGATGAATGCCACCCTGGCACACGGCTTGAAATACTTGACACCATATATAAGTGGGCAGCCGATCCATCTAGTCCCTCCATTTTCTGGTTACAAGGGTTGGCTGGGACTGGCAAATCAACCATAGCTCAGACAGTAGCAAAGAATCTTGACGGGAAAAGTCTGGGCGCaagttttttcttcaagcGAGGTGTGGGCGACCGTGGAACGGCTCGGCGGTTTTTTGCCACAATTGCGAGCCAAATGATCCGCAAGCAACCTATTTTAACGCAGGTTCTCCATGAGATACTTCAGGAAGAACCCGAGATCGGAAGCAAACTGTTGGAGACTCAGTTTCGGGAGTTGTGGGCTCGTCTTCTCAAGGAGGTTCATATCGAGTCTACTCCGGAGTGGACGACGATTGTGGTCGTTGTCGACGCACTCGATGAATGCGATCCGCCAAAGGATGCAAAGCTTCTGATCAAACTATTAACGGCACACAATATGGGCCCTCTTGTTAAAATCAAGATTTTTCTTACCAGCAGACCAGAATATCATATAAACCAACAGTTCAACATTACAGATAGTATCC TGGAATGGCCTGGAAAAACGACACTCGATCGGCTAGTACGGATGGCGAGCCCTCTGTTTATCTCTGCTGCAACAATTTCTCGAATGCTCAGAAACGATCAGTGGCCAGCGACACCTAATCAAAAGATTGACTACATCCTGGAGTTCAGCACAAGGGGTGAAGGGCATGTGGAAGACTTGTACCGTTCCATTTTGGCTCAAATTATGGACAAAATTCCAACTCATGCCAGAAACAACTTTATCGCCGAGTTTCAGAAAATTGTTGGGTCAATcattcttcttgccagccCTCTATCtgtttcttccctctccaaTTTGATTGGGATTCACAAGGGTGAAATATACAACAAAATAAaccctctttcttctgtGTTGGATGTCCAATCTGCGGATACGCCGATCAAACTATTCCATCTCTCATACCGAGATTTTTTATTAGATGAGAATTCATTTATTGGCAAGAATAGCGAGTCCTGTCGAGGCTTACGAATCAAAGAAGCAACCATTCATGCGTTGTTGGCAGAGCGATGTGTACAATTGTTATCGACGGATTTGCATAACGATATCTGCAATCTTCAGGACCCAGGCGTGGGTAGAGAAGACGTTCAAAAAGAGACAATTGAGAAACATTTACCCCAAGCTATAGCTTACGCATGCATCTATTGGGTTTTCCATGTGCAAGCAGGAAAGACAGAGCTCCATGATGGAGGACCAGAGCATAAACTACTTCAATCCAAGATGCTAAATTGGATCGAAGCGTTGACTTGGCTTGGAAGAATCAACGAAGGGGTTGAAATCATACTTACCTTGAAGACACTTGCCGAT ATGCCCCAGATTGGTTCTGACTGGCCGGCTTGTGTACAAACCTTAGAACATGAGGAATTCGAATATCCTTTAACGGGTCTCATCTTTTTATCCAACGGGAAATTGATAACCAGCGACCATAGCGGCTGTGTCAAGATCTGGGACATGACAACAGTATCTTGCGTTTATGAGTTCAATACCAAGGGGCCAGAGATAAATCGACTTCTCGCATGCCCAGATGGTAGACTCATAATTAtaggagagagagatataGAGCTTTGGAACATCGAAGATCAACAATATCTAAATACATTCTCGACTCTTCGAACGTGGCCATATGCAATCATATCCTCATCGCTTATCGGAGACGCTCTTTCCATCATATCATCAGAAAGAGATTACACAGTCTTCAATGTATTATCTGGCGAATCCACAAGTGTTCAACTCAGTGGATTTCCTGGTTCTGTGGGTATAAAAGCATACATTTCGCAAGATGGCAAATGGGCTGCCTTTTTTGATTCACACGACATTGTTGTTTGGGATCTCCACGCCAATATTATTTGCCGAGAGTTCAAAAGCGAAACGCACAGGATTGATAAGGTTATCTTCGACCATGATGGACAGTTCCTAATCATTGGGTACGACAAAGGCATTATTCAGTTCCTAGATATCAAGACGGGGGAAACAGGAGTAACGTTTGACGGACAAGTTGAAGGGATCACGGCGCTCGCTTTATCTAACAACCAAGAGATACTCGCAATTTCGGGCTATTCTAATGAGATAATTGCGATCTGGGATGTCGAAAATCAAGCTCTACGACACTTCCTTACCGGCCACACAGAGAAGATCTTTAACATGGCTTTCTCTCTAGACGACACAATGCTAGCATCCTCCTCAACCGACCAGATCAAAATATGGGACTTACATACCCCACCTTCTACAACATCTGGGATCGGTGATGCTAGTACTATTACACACATGTCTCTGGACTCGAAGGGCCAAACAATCTATTTTTCAACAAAAGACACGATTGGTACATTAGATTTGAAACACATGAGATACAACCCATTAGATATTGGTAAACCCGACGACCTGGTGTTTCACGTTGAATTCTCAAGCTTCGCGCCTTTGGCGGCAATCCTGTTTGACGAATATATAGAGATATGGGATTTGAATCAGTGTCGTCAGATACAGACATTGCGGAATATACAA GATAATCGGATAATTTACAcgtccagctccagccagtCCTGGGGCTTTTTTAGGACCTCTTTTAGGTCTGAGATACATATTATGGATTCTATTGCCGGCAATTCTAGGAGAATGTTGAAGGAACTTGACGagaaaattaataaagtcGTCATATCTTCGGATAGCGCGAAAGTGGCATTCATCCACCGTTGGAACATTCGTATTGAGGATTTTTCGACGGATCGTCTAATACCTGTGTCTATCATCAACGCGGATCTCAATGGCACATCTGTCATGTTTTCAGCCCAGGGGGCGCAGTTAATTACCATTGCGTCAAACGGCAAAATCGAGGTTTATAATACGTCGACAGGAGAAAATATTCTAGGCTTCTACCCTATTCCAGACATATTTGCCGAGTATATGGGATCCAAATTTCCTCCAGCCTTTGTCAACACGGATTTTATTGTCCACAAGCATATGGCTATTGAGAAAGCCAGACAATCAATGTTGAAGAAATATTGGACATCCCCAAATAAAGACTGGCTGATGAGAGATTCGAAGAGA CTTATCTTCGGGTCCGGAAGCCGTATTATCACGATGGTACTTGATGGATTGTAG
- a CDS encoding CVNH domain-containing protein: MQSIVVLFLALAGTSIAAPAQDQSVGQHVPEVQGQDAPVVELPGFNHLARNATQEAVKVPADAAFDGTCEKITLGGHGKVGMTTLDGLCRNSAGDWWKTSLNLNECIGNVGGKLVYQAGGGFDATCRPCTIDNVHSGDNMNLKCNCLDDNRMPKFTALEIGSRVGNPLAVKLVDGRFVCGENAGSMGPAFV; this comes from the exons ATGCAGTCTATCGTCGTTCTCTTCCTCGCGCTGGCGGGTACCAGCATTGCAGCTCCTGCTCAGGACCAATCTGTTGGCCAACATGTCCCCGAGGTTCAGGGTCAGGACGCTCCGGTTGTGGAACTTCCCGGCTTCAATCACCTGGCTCGGAACGCTACGCAGGAGGCTGTTAAGGTTCCCGCTGATGCTGCTTTTGATGGCACTTGTGAGAAGATTACGCTGGGAGGACATGGAAAGGTCGGTATGACGACTCTTGATGGTCTTTGCAGGAACAGTGCTGGTGATTGGTGGAAGACGAGCTTGAACTTGAATGAGTGTATCGGAAATGTTGGGGGTAAATTGGTATACCAAGCAGG TGGTGGATTTGATGCTACTTGCAGGCCTTGCACGATTGACAATGTCCATAGTGGGGACAACATGAACCTCAAGTGTAACTGTCTGGACGACAACCGGATGCCAAAGTTCACTGCTTTGGAGATTGGATCTCGTG TTGGAAACCCCTTGGCCGTCAAGCTGGTTGACGGACGTTTCGTCTGTGGCGAGAATGCTGGTAGCATGGGCCCAGCCTTTGTCTAG